The following proteins are encoded in a genomic region of Sesamum indicum cultivar Zhongzhi No. 13 linkage group LG8, S_indicum_v1.0, whole genome shotgun sequence:
- the LOC105167446 gene encoding histone acetyltransferase HAC1-like isoform X2, whose translation MLPGLPQQNGNPMQNPSIHRGVLNTDPEYVKTRRYMQEKIWEFLMQRRQQSHEVPNKKMIDLVKRLEEALFKSATTTEEYLNLATLESRLHVLIKRLPMSNHNQQFSHANPSVSIGTMIPTPGLQQTGNSSLVGTPSVDSSLVVNNSSNTIASSTANSGNFLPTGNGSSGALAGGYQHSSSAFSVNSGGNNMMTSMGGQRMTSQMIPTPGFSSSSNNDVNNNADNQSFMNMESSSNVGAFPAVDSSIVSQPMQQKQHVGGQNSRMLHNIGGHMGGEIRSTLQQKSYGLSNGPLNGGLGMVGNNMSMMNGPGTTEGYLSGTMYGNSTKPLHQHFDQHQRPVMQGDGYGMGAADASGSGNLYASATSVGSLMNNQSLNVISMQSMQKATSPLMINNQPNVHSVTTMKPQPIDQSDKMNYHPQYSVRENLVQPHQQQQFQQPSHQFQRQQLVQHQVPQRQQTQNQVFLKNDTFGQSQLSSNIVSEAKSAHGIEHRDEILHSQVSDPFQFSDMQSQFQQNPMEDRSRGTQLLPHPVGPQDVSSSLTQTSDQMQQLLHPQQFVGNPQSDFGGLASGMQPDDTLRGQWYSQDVSLVSGRLPHDQNVQDEFHHRLTGQGQDGAQLNNLSSEESVIGQSDAPRSAEAPKTSNAISRSNNLNRERQFKNQQRWLLFLRHARRCPAPEGKCQEPNCLTVQKLLRHMEHCNVFQCSYPRCCATRVLVNHHRRCRDGSCPVCIPVKNYVQQAQLKALARPDFSSGLPGSVNGSCKSYENAEISGRSTPKTSQMIAETPEDLQPSIKRMKIEQGAQSVVSESGASVALKSTIKEPPIQDAQHSEQHHDPHIPRKSEINEVKMEVSGSVGQLSSKMIEMKKDSLEDAYIQRPEGDPTAKLNSTGFGIQEVIKAEKEMGQSKMENPPLHSENTSKSGKPKIKGVSLTELFTPEQVRQHITGLRQWVGQSKAKAEKNQAMEHSMSENSCQLCAVEKLTFEPPPIYCTPCGARIKRNAMYYTVGAGETRHYFCIPCYNEARGDTIVVDGSALPKARMEKKKNDEETEEWWVQCDKCEAWQHQICALFNGRRNDGGQAEYTCPNCYIEEVERGERVPLPQSAVLGAKDLPRTILSDHMEQRLFAKLKQERQDRARLQGKSYDEVPGAEALVIRVVSSVDKKLEVKPRFLEIFQEENYPAEYPYKSKVVLLFQKIEGVEVCLFGMYVQEFGSECQQPNHRRVYLSYLDSVKYFRPEVKAVTGEALRTFVYHEILIGYLEYCKKRGFTSCYIWACPPLKGEDYILYCHPEIQKTPKSDKLREWYLSMLRKAAKENIVVDLTNLYDHFFVSTGECKAKVTAARLPYFDGDYWPGAAEDMIYQLQQEEDGRKQHKKGTMKKTITKRALKASGQTDLSGNASKDLLLMHKLGETISPMKEDFIMVHLQHACTHCCILMVSGNRWVCKQCKNFQLCDKCYDAERKREDRERHPINQKDKHTLYPVEITGVPDDTKDKDEILESEFFDTRQAFLSLCQGNHYQYDTLRRAKHSSMMVLYHLHNPTAPAFVTTCNVCHLDIETGQGWRCETCPDYDVCNTCYQKDGGIDHPHKLTNHPSNDRDAQNKEARQLRVMQLRKMLDLLVHASQCRSPHCQYPNCRKVKGLFRHGMLCKVRASGGCLLCKKMWYLLQLHARACKESECSVPRCRDLKEHMRRLQQQSDSRRRAAVMEMMRQRAAEVAGNS comes from the exons ATGTTGCCTGGGCTGCCGCAGCAGAATGGAAATCCCATGCAAAATCCCAGTATCCATCGTGGTGTCCTGAATACTGACCCTGAATACGTTAAAACACGCAGATATATGCAAGAAAAGAT ATGGGAATTTCTTATGCAGCGGCGCCAACAATCTCATGAGGTGcccaacaaaaaaatgattgatTTAGTAAAACGTCTAGAAGAGGCTTTGTTCAAGAGTGCCACGACAACG GAGGAGTATCTAAACCTGGCAACTCTCGAAAGTCGCTTGCATGTTCTAATTAAACGTCTACCTATGAGTAATCACAACCAGCAGTTCTCACATGCTAACCCCTCTGTGTCTATTGGTACAATGATTCCGACCCCTGGATTGCAACAAACTGGAAATTCTAGCCTTGTTGGGACTCCATCTGTGGACAGCTCTTTGGTTGTCAATAATAGCTCAAACACAATTGCGTCCTCCACAGCGAATTCAGGGAACTTCTTGCCTACAGGAAATGGGTCTTCTG GAGCTTTGGCCGGTGGATATCAGCACTCATCTTCTGCTTTCTCAGTCAATTCTGGTGGAAATAACATGATGACATCCATGGGTGGACAGAGAATGACAAGTCAGATGATCCCTACTCCTGGATTTAGTAGTTCTAGTAATAATGACGTAAATAACAATGCTGATAACCAGTCATTCATGAATATGGAGTCATCCAGTAATGTTGGTGCATTTCCAGCTGTTGACTCTTCAATTGTATCACAGCCTATGCAACAAAAGCAGCACGTTGGTGGTCAAAACAGTCGTATGTTACACAATATTGGTGGGCATATGGGTGGTGAAATAAGATCTACATTGCAGCAAAAGTCTTATGGATTATCAAATGGGCCCTTGAACGGAGGGCTGGGAATGGTGGGAAACAATATGTCCATGATGAATGGTCCAGGAACAACCGAAGGCTATTTATCTGGAACAATGTATGGAAACTCCACCAAACCGTTGCATCAACACTTTGACCAGCATCAGCGACCAGTAATGCAGG GTGATGGATATGGAATGGGTGCTGCCGATGCTTCAGGGTCTGGAAACTTGTATGCTTCTGCGACATCTGTTGGGTCTCTGATGAACAATCAGAGCTTGAATGTGATATCAATGCAATCTATGCAAAAAGCAACCTCACCCTTGATGATTAATAATCAGCCTAATGTACACTCTGTAACGACTATGAAGCCTCAACCAATTGATCAATCAGACAAAATGAATTATCACCCTCAGTATTCAGTGAGAGAAAATCTTGTACAACCtcatcaacaacaacaatttCAACAGCCGTCTCACCAGTTTCAGCGCCAGCAACTTGTCCAGCACCAGGTCCCACAAAGGCAGCAAACTCAAAACCAGGTTTTCTTAAAGAATGATACATTTGGTCAATCTCAGCTGTCATCCAATATAGTTTCTGAGGCAAAGTCTGCCCATGGGATTGAGCATCGTGATGAAATTCTACATTCACAAGTCTCTGACCCCTTCCAGTTCTCTGATATGCAGAGTCAGTTCCAACAGAACCCTATGGAGGACCGGTCAAGAGGTACTCAGTTGCTGCCGCATCCAGTTGGTCCACAGGATGTGAGTTCATCACTAACTCAGACTTCAGATCAGATGCAACAGTTGTTGCATCCGCAACAATTTGTTGGTAACCCTCAAAGTGATTTTGGCGGTCTTGCTAGTGGCATGCAACCAGATGACACATTGCGTGGTCAATGGTATTCCCAAGATGTATCTCTTGTATCAGGGAGACTCCCACATGATCAAAATGTGCAAGATGAATTTCATCACAGATTAACAGGGCAAGGGCAAGATGGAGCTCAgctaaataatttatcctctGAAGAATCAGTAATTGGTCAATCAGATGCTCCCAGATCAGCAGAAGCTCCGAAAACAAGTAATGCCATATCTCGATCTAATAACCTTAATCGTGAAAGGCAGTTCAAGAACCAACAGCGGTGGCTCTTGTTTTTGCGGCATGCTCGTCGATGTCCTGCTCCAGAAGGGAAATGCCAAGAGCCGAACTGCTTGACGGTTCAAAAACTATTGAGACATATGGAACATTGCAATGTATTTCAGTGTTCTTATCCTCGTTGCTGCGCTACTAGAGTTTTAGTAAATCATCATAGGCGCTGTCGTGATGGTAGCTGCCCTGTTTGTATTCCAGTTAAGAATTATGTGCAACAGGCGCAATTAAAGGCACTTGCTCGTCCTGATTTCAGTTCAGGGTTGCCTGGTTCTGTCAATGGTTCCTGTAAATCATATGAGAATGCTGAAATTTCTGGAAGATCAACCCCGAAGACGAGCCAAATGATAGCTGAAACTCCTGAAGATCTACAGCCTTCTATTAAACGCATGAAAATTGAACAGGGAGCTCAGTCTGTTGTCTCTGAAAGTGGAGCTTCTGTTGCACTGAAGTCCACTATAAAAGAACCTCCAATCCAGGATGCCCAGCATTCTGAACAGCATCATGATCCTCATATTCCAAGAAAATCTGAAATTAATGAAGTGAAAATGGAAGTTTCAGGAAGTGTTGGACAATTAAGTtccaaaatgattgaaatgaAGAAGGATAGCTTGGAAGATGCCTACATCCAGAGGCCAGAAGGTGATCCTACTGCAAAACTAAACTCTACTGGATTTGGAATACAGGAAGTCATTAAAGCCGAGAAGGAAATGGGACAGTCTAAGATGGAAAATCCACCATTACATTCTGAGAACACGTCCAAGTCTGGCAAGCCGAAAATAAAGGGAGTATCATTGACAGAGTTGTTCACTCCTGAACAAGTCCGGCAGCATATTACAGGTCTTAGACAGTGGGTAGGCCAG AGCAAAGCAAAAGCAGAAAAGAATCAAGCGATGGAGCATTCAATGAGTGAAAACTCTTGCCAGTTATGTGCAGTCGAGAAGCTTACCTTTGAACCACCCCCTATATATTGTACACCTTGTGGTGCTCGCATTAAAAGGAATGCTATGTATTATACCGTTGGAGCTGGTGAAACTCGTCATTACTTTTGCATTCCGTGCTATAATGAGGCTCGTGGCGACACCATTGTAGTTGATGGAAGTGCTCTTCCAAAGGCAAggatggagaaaaagaaaaatgatgaggAAACTGAAGAATGG tGGGTCCAATGTGACAAGTGTGAAGCGTGGCAGCATCAAATTTGTGCATTATTCAATGGTAGAAGAAATGATGGTGGACAAGCTGAGTACACTTGTCCAAATTGTTATATAGAAGAAGTTGAGAGAGGTGAACGTGTGCCATTACCGCAGAGTGCTGTTCTAGGAGCAAAGGATTTGCCTAGAACAATTTTGAGTGATCACATGGAGCAGCGATTATTTGCAAAGCTCAAGCAAGAAAGGCAGGACAGAGCAAGGCTTCAAGGCAAAAGTTATGATGAG GTGCCAGGAGCAGAAGCACTTGTTATAAGAGTGGTGTCATCAGTGGACAAGAAGTTGGAAGTTAAACCGcggtttcttgaaattttccAAGAGGAAAATTATCCTGCAGAATACCCATATAAATCTAAG GTAGTACtattatttcagaaaattgaaGGTGTTGAAGTCTGCCTATTTGGGATGTATGTTCAAGAATTTGGATCCGAATGTCAGCAGCCTAATCATCGCCGAGTCTACCTATCTTACCTGGACTCAGTTAAGTATTTCAGGCCGGAGGTTAAAGCAGTGACTGGAGAAGCTCTGCGGACATTTGTGTACCATGAAATTTTG ATTGGATACTTAGAATACTGCAAAAAACGTGGTTTCACTAGCTGTTATATATGGGCTTGCCCTCCATTGAAAGGGGAAGACTACATTTTGTATTGCCACCCAGAAATTCAGAAGACACCAAAGTCAGATAAACTTAGGGAGTG GTACTTGTCCATGCTAAGAAAAGCTGCAAAGGAAAATATTGTAGTTGACCTCACTAATCTCTATGACCATTTCTTTGTGTCTACCGGCGAATGTAAAGCAAAGGTAACTGCAGCTCGGTTGCCATACTTTGATGGAGATTATTGGCCTGGTGCTGCAGAGGACATGATTTATCAACTACAGCAAGAAGAGGACGGGAGAAAACAGCATAAGAAGGGAACTATGAAGAAGACGATCACGAAAAGAGCTCTGAAGGCATCTGGCCAAACTGATCTTTCTGGAAATGCATCAAAGGATTTGCTGTTAATGCACAAA CTCGGTGAAACAATATCTCCCATGAAGGAGGACTTCATCATGGTACACTTACAGCATGCATGTACGCATTGCTGCATCCTGATGGTCTCTGGAAATCGTTGGGTTTGCaaacaatgcaaaaatttTCAGCTATGTGACAA GTGCTATGATGCTGAGAGAAAACGCGAGGACAGAGAAAGACATCCTATCAACCAGAAGGATAAACATACGCTTTATCCT GTTGAAATCACTGGTGTCCCTGACGATACCAAAGACAAAGATGAGATACTTGAGAGTGAATTCTTTGACACCAGACAGGCGTTTCTCAGCCTTTGTCAAGGAAACCATTATCAGTATGATACTCTGCGTCGAGCTAAGCATTCCTCCATGATGGTCCTCTATCATCTTCACAATCCTACTGCCCCAGCTTTTGTGACAACATGCAATGTATGTCACCTTGATATAGAAACTGGGCAAGGTTGGCGCTGCGAGACATGCCCTGATTATGATGTATGCAACACATGTTACCAAAAGGATGGAGGAATCGATCATCCTCATAAATTAACTAATCATCCATCAAATGATCGTGATGCACAGAACAAAGAAGCCAGGCAATTACGAGTTATGCAG CTGAGAAAGATGCTTGATCTCCTGGTTCACGCCTCTCAGTGTCGCTCTCCTCATTGTCAATATCCAAATTGCCGCAAGGTGAAGGGACTTTTCCGCCATGGTATGTTGTGCAAAGTGCGTGCTTCTGGAGGTTGTCTACTGTGTAAGAAAATGTGGTATCTCCTTCAGCTTCATGCTCGAGCGTGCAAGGAATCTGAATGCAGCGTCCCACGATGCAG AGACTTGAAGGAGCATATGAGAAGGCTGCAACAGCAGTCCGATTCTCGACGAAGGGCTGCTGTTATGGAAATGATGAGGCAACGCGCTGCAGAGGTTGCTGGCAATTCTTGA
- the LOC105167446 gene encoding histone acetyltransferase HAC1-like isoform X1 encodes MNLQTHHSGQISGQVPNQAGTMLPGLPQQNGNPMQNPSIHRGVLNTDPEYVKTRRYMQEKIWEFLMQRRQQSHEVPNKKMIDLVKRLEEALFKSATTTEEYLNLATLESRLHVLIKRLPMSNHNQQFSHANPSVSIGTMIPTPGLQQTGNSSLVGTPSVDSSLVVNNSSNTIASSTANSGNFLPTGNGSSGALAGGYQHSSSAFSVNSGGNNMMTSMGGQRMTSQMIPTPGFSSSSNNDVNNNADNQSFMNMESSSNVGAFPAVDSSIVSQPMQQKQHVGGQNSRMLHNIGGHMGGEIRSTLQQKSYGLSNGPLNGGLGMVGNNMSMMNGPGTTEGYLSGTMYGNSTKPLHQHFDQHQRPVMQGDGYGMGAADASGSGNLYASATSVGSLMNNQSLNVISMQSMQKATSPLMINNQPNVHSVTTMKPQPIDQSDKMNYHPQYSVRENLVQPHQQQQFQQPSHQFQRQQLVQHQVPQRQQTQNQVFLKNDTFGQSQLSSNIVSEAKSAHGIEHRDEILHSQVSDPFQFSDMQSQFQQNPMEDRSRGTQLLPHPVGPQDVSSSLTQTSDQMQQLLHPQQFVGNPQSDFGGLASGMQPDDTLRGQWYSQDVSLVSGRLPHDQNVQDEFHHRLTGQGQDGAQLNNLSSEESVIGQSDAPRSAEAPKTSNAISRSNNLNRERQFKNQQRWLLFLRHARRCPAPEGKCQEPNCLTVQKLLRHMEHCNVFQCSYPRCCATRVLVNHHRRCRDGSCPVCIPVKNYVQQAQLKALARPDFSSGLPGSVNGSCKSYENAEISGRSTPKTSQMIAETPEDLQPSIKRMKIEQGAQSVVSESGASVALKSTIKEPPIQDAQHSEQHHDPHIPRKSEINEVKMEVSGSVGQLSSKMIEMKKDSLEDAYIQRPEGDPTAKLNSTGFGIQEVIKAEKEMGQSKMENPPLHSENTSKSGKPKIKGVSLTELFTPEQVRQHITGLRQWVGQSKAKAEKNQAMEHSMSENSCQLCAVEKLTFEPPPIYCTPCGARIKRNAMYYTVGAGETRHYFCIPCYNEARGDTIVVDGSALPKARMEKKKNDEETEEWWVQCDKCEAWQHQICALFNGRRNDGGQAEYTCPNCYIEEVERGERVPLPQSAVLGAKDLPRTILSDHMEQRLFAKLKQERQDRARLQGKSYDEVPGAEALVIRVVSSVDKKLEVKPRFLEIFQEENYPAEYPYKSKVVLLFQKIEGVEVCLFGMYVQEFGSECQQPNHRRVYLSYLDSVKYFRPEVKAVTGEALRTFVYHEILIGYLEYCKKRGFTSCYIWACPPLKGEDYILYCHPEIQKTPKSDKLREWYLSMLRKAAKENIVVDLTNLYDHFFVSTGECKAKVTAARLPYFDGDYWPGAAEDMIYQLQQEEDGRKQHKKGTMKKTITKRALKASGQTDLSGNASKDLLLMHKLGETISPMKEDFIMVHLQHACTHCCILMVSGNRWVCKQCKNFQLCDKCYDAERKREDRERHPINQKDKHTLYPVEITGVPDDTKDKDEILESEFFDTRQAFLSLCQGNHYQYDTLRRAKHSSMMVLYHLHNPTAPAFVTTCNVCHLDIETGQGWRCETCPDYDVCNTCYQKDGGIDHPHKLTNHPSNDRDAQNKEARQLRVMQLRKMLDLLVHASQCRSPHCQYPNCRKVKGLFRHGMLCKVRASGGCLLCKKMWYLLQLHARACKESECSVPRCRDLKEHMRRLQQQSDSRRRAAVMEMMRQRAAEVAGNS; translated from the exons atgaatttgcaaACGCACCATTCAGGGCAGATATCTGGACAAGTACCAAACCAAGCTGGTACTATGTTGCCTGGGCTGCCGCAGCAGAATGGAAATCCCATGCAAAATCCCAGTATCCATCGTGGTGTCCTGAATACTGACCCTGAATACGTTAAAACACGCAGATATATGCAAGAAAAGAT ATGGGAATTTCTTATGCAGCGGCGCCAACAATCTCATGAGGTGcccaacaaaaaaatgattgatTTAGTAAAACGTCTAGAAGAGGCTTTGTTCAAGAGTGCCACGACAACG GAGGAGTATCTAAACCTGGCAACTCTCGAAAGTCGCTTGCATGTTCTAATTAAACGTCTACCTATGAGTAATCACAACCAGCAGTTCTCACATGCTAACCCCTCTGTGTCTATTGGTACAATGATTCCGACCCCTGGATTGCAACAAACTGGAAATTCTAGCCTTGTTGGGACTCCATCTGTGGACAGCTCTTTGGTTGTCAATAATAGCTCAAACACAATTGCGTCCTCCACAGCGAATTCAGGGAACTTCTTGCCTACAGGAAATGGGTCTTCTG GAGCTTTGGCCGGTGGATATCAGCACTCATCTTCTGCTTTCTCAGTCAATTCTGGTGGAAATAACATGATGACATCCATGGGTGGACAGAGAATGACAAGTCAGATGATCCCTACTCCTGGATTTAGTAGTTCTAGTAATAATGACGTAAATAACAATGCTGATAACCAGTCATTCATGAATATGGAGTCATCCAGTAATGTTGGTGCATTTCCAGCTGTTGACTCTTCAATTGTATCACAGCCTATGCAACAAAAGCAGCACGTTGGTGGTCAAAACAGTCGTATGTTACACAATATTGGTGGGCATATGGGTGGTGAAATAAGATCTACATTGCAGCAAAAGTCTTATGGATTATCAAATGGGCCCTTGAACGGAGGGCTGGGAATGGTGGGAAACAATATGTCCATGATGAATGGTCCAGGAACAACCGAAGGCTATTTATCTGGAACAATGTATGGAAACTCCACCAAACCGTTGCATCAACACTTTGACCAGCATCAGCGACCAGTAATGCAGG GTGATGGATATGGAATGGGTGCTGCCGATGCTTCAGGGTCTGGAAACTTGTATGCTTCTGCGACATCTGTTGGGTCTCTGATGAACAATCAGAGCTTGAATGTGATATCAATGCAATCTATGCAAAAAGCAACCTCACCCTTGATGATTAATAATCAGCCTAATGTACACTCTGTAACGACTATGAAGCCTCAACCAATTGATCAATCAGACAAAATGAATTATCACCCTCAGTATTCAGTGAGAGAAAATCTTGTACAACCtcatcaacaacaacaatttCAACAGCCGTCTCACCAGTTTCAGCGCCAGCAACTTGTCCAGCACCAGGTCCCACAAAGGCAGCAAACTCAAAACCAGGTTTTCTTAAAGAATGATACATTTGGTCAATCTCAGCTGTCATCCAATATAGTTTCTGAGGCAAAGTCTGCCCATGGGATTGAGCATCGTGATGAAATTCTACATTCACAAGTCTCTGACCCCTTCCAGTTCTCTGATATGCAGAGTCAGTTCCAACAGAACCCTATGGAGGACCGGTCAAGAGGTACTCAGTTGCTGCCGCATCCAGTTGGTCCACAGGATGTGAGTTCATCACTAACTCAGACTTCAGATCAGATGCAACAGTTGTTGCATCCGCAACAATTTGTTGGTAACCCTCAAAGTGATTTTGGCGGTCTTGCTAGTGGCATGCAACCAGATGACACATTGCGTGGTCAATGGTATTCCCAAGATGTATCTCTTGTATCAGGGAGACTCCCACATGATCAAAATGTGCAAGATGAATTTCATCACAGATTAACAGGGCAAGGGCAAGATGGAGCTCAgctaaataatttatcctctGAAGAATCAGTAATTGGTCAATCAGATGCTCCCAGATCAGCAGAAGCTCCGAAAACAAGTAATGCCATATCTCGATCTAATAACCTTAATCGTGAAAGGCAGTTCAAGAACCAACAGCGGTGGCTCTTGTTTTTGCGGCATGCTCGTCGATGTCCTGCTCCAGAAGGGAAATGCCAAGAGCCGAACTGCTTGACGGTTCAAAAACTATTGAGACATATGGAACATTGCAATGTATTTCAGTGTTCTTATCCTCGTTGCTGCGCTACTAGAGTTTTAGTAAATCATCATAGGCGCTGTCGTGATGGTAGCTGCCCTGTTTGTATTCCAGTTAAGAATTATGTGCAACAGGCGCAATTAAAGGCACTTGCTCGTCCTGATTTCAGTTCAGGGTTGCCTGGTTCTGTCAATGGTTCCTGTAAATCATATGAGAATGCTGAAATTTCTGGAAGATCAACCCCGAAGACGAGCCAAATGATAGCTGAAACTCCTGAAGATCTACAGCCTTCTATTAAACGCATGAAAATTGAACAGGGAGCTCAGTCTGTTGTCTCTGAAAGTGGAGCTTCTGTTGCACTGAAGTCCACTATAAAAGAACCTCCAATCCAGGATGCCCAGCATTCTGAACAGCATCATGATCCTCATATTCCAAGAAAATCTGAAATTAATGAAGTGAAAATGGAAGTTTCAGGAAGTGTTGGACAATTAAGTtccaaaatgattgaaatgaAGAAGGATAGCTTGGAAGATGCCTACATCCAGAGGCCAGAAGGTGATCCTACTGCAAAACTAAACTCTACTGGATTTGGAATACAGGAAGTCATTAAAGCCGAGAAGGAAATGGGACAGTCTAAGATGGAAAATCCACCATTACATTCTGAGAACACGTCCAAGTCTGGCAAGCCGAAAATAAAGGGAGTATCATTGACAGAGTTGTTCACTCCTGAACAAGTCCGGCAGCATATTACAGGTCTTAGACAGTGGGTAGGCCAG AGCAAAGCAAAAGCAGAAAAGAATCAAGCGATGGAGCATTCAATGAGTGAAAACTCTTGCCAGTTATGTGCAGTCGAGAAGCTTACCTTTGAACCACCCCCTATATATTGTACACCTTGTGGTGCTCGCATTAAAAGGAATGCTATGTATTATACCGTTGGAGCTGGTGAAACTCGTCATTACTTTTGCATTCCGTGCTATAATGAGGCTCGTGGCGACACCATTGTAGTTGATGGAAGTGCTCTTCCAAAGGCAAggatggagaaaaagaaaaatgatgaggAAACTGAAGAATGG tGGGTCCAATGTGACAAGTGTGAAGCGTGGCAGCATCAAATTTGTGCATTATTCAATGGTAGAAGAAATGATGGTGGACAAGCTGAGTACACTTGTCCAAATTGTTATATAGAAGAAGTTGAGAGAGGTGAACGTGTGCCATTACCGCAGAGTGCTGTTCTAGGAGCAAAGGATTTGCCTAGAACAATTTTGAGTGATCACATGGAGCAGCGATTATTTGCAAAGCTCAAGCAAGAAAGGCAGGACAGAGCAAGGCTTCAAGGCAAAAGTTATGATGAG GTGCCAGGAGCAGAAGCACTTGTTATAAGAGTGGTGTCATCAGTGGACAAGAAGTTGGAAGTTAAACCGcggtttcttgaaattttccAAGAGGAAAATTATCCTGCAGAATACCCATATAAATCTAAG GTAGTACtattatttcagaaaattgaaGGTGTTGAAGTCTGCCTATTTGGGATGTATGTTCAAGAATTTGGATCCGAATGTCAGCAGCCTAATCATCGCCGAGTCTACCTATCTTACCTGGACTCAGTTAAGTATTTCAGGCCGGAGGTTAAAGCAGTGACTGGAGAAGCTCTGCGGACATTTGTGTACCATGAAATTTTG ATTGGATACTTAGAATACTGCAAAAAACGTGGTTTCACTAGCTGTTATATATGGGCTTGCCCTCCATTGAAAGGGGAAGACTACATTTTGTATTGCCACCCAGAAATTCAGAAGACACCAAAGTCAGATAAACTTAGGGAGTG GTACTTGTCCATGCTAAGAAAAGCTGCAAAGGAAAATATTGTAGTTGACCTCACTAATCTCTATGACCATTTCTTTGTGTCTACCGGCGAATGTAAAGCAAAGGTAACTGCAGCTCGGTTGCCATACTTTGATGGAGATTATTGGCCTGGTGCTGCAGAGGACATGATTTATCAACTACAGCAAGAAGAGGACGGGAGAAAACAGCATAAGAAGGGAACTATGAAGAAGACGATCACGAAAAGAGCTCTGAAGGCATCTGGCCAAACTGATCTTTCTGGAAATGCATCAAAGGATTTGCTGTTAATGCACAAA CTCGGTGAAACAATATCTCCCATGAAGGAGGACTTCATCATGGTACACTTACAGCATGCATGTACGCATTGCTGCATCCTGATGGTCTCTGGAAATCGTTGGGTTTGCaaacaatgcaaaaatttTCAGCTATGTGACAA GTGCTATGATGCTGAGAGAAAACGCGAGGACAGAGAAAGACATCCTATCAACCAGAAGGATAAACATACGCTTTATCCT GTTGAAATCACTGGTGTCCCTGACGATACCAAAGACAAAGATGAGATACTTGAGAGTGAATTCTTTGACACCAGACAGGCGTTTCTCAGCCTTTGTCAAGGAAACCATTATCAGTATGATACTCTGCGTCGAGCTAAGCATTCCTCCATGATGGTCCTCTATCATCTTCACAATCCTACTGCCCCAGCTTTTGTGACAACATGCAATGTATGTCACCTTGATATAGAAACTGGGCAAGGTTGGCGCTGCGAGACATGCCCTGATTATGATGTATGCAACACATGTTACCAAAAGGATGGAGGAATCGATCATCCTCATAAATTAACTAATCATCCATCAAATGATCGTGATGCACAGAACAAAGAAGCCAGGCAATTACGAGTTATGCAG CTGAGAAAGATGCTTGATCTCCTGGTTCACGCCTCTCAGTGTCGCTCTCCTCATTGTCAATATCCAAATTGCCGCAAGGTGAAGGGACTTTTCCGCCATGGTATGTTGTGCAAAGTGCGTGCTTCTGGAGGTTGTCTACTGTGTAAGAAAATGTGGTATCTCCTTCAGCTTCATGCTCGAGCGTGCAAGGAATCTGAATGCAGCGTCCCACGATGCAG AGACTTGAAGGAGCATATGAGAAGGCTGCAACAGCAGTCCGATTCTCGACGAAGGGCTGCTGTTATGGAAATGATGAGGCAACGCGCTGCAGAGGTTGCTGGCAATTCTTGA